A DNA window from Salvia splendens isolate huo1 unplaced genomic scaffold, SspV2 ctg142, whole genome shotgun sequence contains the following coding sequences:
- the LOC121789111 gene encoding calmodulin-binding protein 60 B-like, with the protein MLIPMEDQYMKIVEEEFELAKRRIDARMMGCSKDASTMKLEFRNRIARMILTGEEIKGEGDVPIEVALVDDVTRDVVVDEPDASANIDFYLLNVSEAGESIVPQEEGKKPILAAGNVPLQLHRGVAKINNLKIRNCATKIKPPVFKLGARVVGASVRVKEATTEAFALKDFRQKYFKKHRNPSLSDQVSRLVFIRRGGKINERLQDNNIYTVEDFLIRLLLDPQSLESIVKTQAKKWKAIVNNAQACLVSERVYCYIDPKQKTGVAFNILGRVQGLCSGSHYSQTSTLSEKQKVDAKKLLASAYQNWNEVKALDDQNYVQQHLHELTEMVGGSSSAMNSCGEDVVGSMDDEIDVVYDAAMQSPHDWPWSL; encoded by the exons ATGTTAATACCAATGGAAGatcaatatatgaaaatt GTGGAAGAGGAATTCGAGCTGGCCAAAAGAAGGATAGATGCCAGAATGATGGG CTGTTCGAAAGATGCGAGCACGATGAAGCTGGAGTTTAGGAACAGGATTGCTCGAATGATCTTGACCGGAGAGGAGATCAAAGGAGAAGGAGATGTTCCTATTGAGGTGGCTCTTGTTGATGATGTGACAAGAGATGTTGTAGTTGATGAACCGGATGCCTCTGCGAATATCGACTTCTATCTTCTCAATGTTTCTGAAGCTGGAGAATCGATAGTCCCTCAAGAAGAAGGTAAAAAGCCTATTCTTGCAGCAGGAAATGTACCTCTGCAGCTGCACAGAGGCGTTGCTAAAATCAACAACCTCAAGATCAGAAACTGCGCCACCAAGATTAAGCCACCGGTGTTCAAGCTAGGCGCCAGGGTTGTTGGTGCTTCTGTTCGAGTCAAGGAAGCCACGACAGAGGCCTTCGCCCTCAAAGATTTTCGTCAAAAAT ATTTCAAGAAGCACAGGAATCCATCTCTATCTGATCAAGTGTCGCGATTGGTGTTCATTCGCAGAGGTGGTAAGATCAACGAACGTCTTCAAGACAATAACATCTACACCGTGGAGGATTTTCTGATTCGACTTCTCTTAGATCCTCAAAGCCTCGAGAGT ATTGTGAAGACCCAAGCCAAGAAGTGGAAGGCAATTGTCAACAATGCTCAAGCATGCCTAGTCAGTGAAAGGGTGTACTGTTACATAGATCCGAAGCAGAAGACAGGTGTCGCCTTCAACATTCTTGGACGCGTGCAAGGATTATGTTCGGGCAGCCACTACTCTCAGACAAGCACGCTGTCTGAAAAACAGAAG GTTGATGCTAAGAAACTGTTAGCCTCAGCTTACCAAAACTGGAACGAGGTGAAGGCCTTGGATGACCAGAATTATGTCCAACAGCATTTACATGAGTTAACTGAAATGGTGGGTGGATCGAGCTCAGCAATGAACTCGTGTGGGGAAGATGTTGTTGGATCCATGGATGATGAAATAGACGTTGTATATGATGCTGCGATGCAAAGCCCTCACGACTGGCCTTGGAGTCTTTGA